In the genome of Calothrix sp. PCC 6303, the window AGTAATATTTAGTCATGGCAGAGTCAATATTGTGAAAGAGATTCTTCCCCCCTCTGCCCCCTGCTCCCTGCCCCCTTATATTTTAAACTGGGGACAGAGAACCTACATTATGGGGGTGCTAAATGTTACGCCAGATAGCTTTAGTGATGGGGGTAAGTTTAATAGTGCTACAGCCGCGCTAACACAGGCACAAGCCATGATTGCCGCTGGTGTTGATATTGTAGATGTTGGTGGACAGTCTACCAGACCAGGAGCCACACAAGTGAGCCTGGATGAAGAATGCGATCGCGTGTTACCCACAATCCAGGCAATTCGTTCTATTTCTCAGATTCCTATCTCCGTTGACACCACCAGGGCAACTGTAGCTGAAGCTGCTGTTAAACTTGGTGCGGATATCATCAATGATATCTCCGGCGGTACCTTTGACTTGGAAATGTTTCCCACTGTCGCCAGGTTAAATGTACCAATTGTGATCATGCATATCCGTGGTAATCCGGAAACCATGCAAAGTTTAACCGATTACCAAGATTTAATTGGCGAAATTCTCCGCTTTTTTCAACAACAAATTGCAATCGCCACAGCTACAGGTATCGATTCTAGTAAAATTATTATCGATCCTGGAATCGGTTTTGCTAAAACCGCAGACCAAAGTTTAGAAATAATTCGCCGTCTTTCGGAATTTAAGCAACTAAAATGTCCAATTTTAGTGGGTGCATCACGTAAAAGCTTTATTGGTAAAATTATTGGGCAGGAAAATCCCGAAGACAGGGTTTGGGGTACTGCTGCCGCTTGTTGTGCAGCTATTTTAAACGGTGCTGATATTATCAGAGTTCATGATGTTAAAGAGATGCGCGATGTTTGTTTAGTGGCGGATGCTATTAAATAAGGGTGGCTATTGTGAATCTGGGAAAAACTGGGTTTCGGAATCTTGATGCGATCGCTATATTGTGAATATCGATGATTTTTGGCTCATAGGGAATCAATATGGATACTTTCCCAAGATTTATGCATCTGTACAACCGAACCAATGACAACAATCGCAGGGGCTGTAAATCCAATATTTTCCACTTGTTGAACAATTGTTCCTAATTCTCCAATTAATTCTTCTTGTTCTGGACGAGTACCCCAACGTACCAAAGCTATTGGTGTTTCTGTATTTAATCCAGCTTTAATTAATTCTTCCACAATTATGGGTAAATTGTGAATCCCCATGTAGATTACAATGGTTTCCGAGCCTTGAGCGATCGCATTCCAGTTTATCGCCGGACGGTACTTGCCTGCTGACTCATGTCCAGTTACAAATGTTACAGATGAACTATGTAACCGATGGGTGAGGGGAATTCCTGCATAGGCAGGTGCAGCGATTCCAGATGTAATTCCGGGGATAACTTCCACATCAATTCCGGCTTCAAATAATTCTTGCATTTCTTCGCCTCCCCGCCCAAAAATAAAAGGATCTCCCCCTTTCAACCGCACAACTATGGGGTGTTCTTGGGCTTTTTCGATCATCAATTGGGTAGTTTCCGATTGTAGCAGCGAATGTCTACCCATCCGTTTCCCAGCATTAATTTGTTCAGCGGTGGGATTAATCATTGCCAAAATTGCCTCACTCACCAAAGCATCATAAATTACCACATCAGCACATTCCAGCAATCCCTTACCTTTAATTGTCAGCAAACCTGGATCTCCTGGTCCCGCACCGACAAGATATACTTTTCCTAGATATTTTAGATGTTTATCCTCTGTGCCGCTCATTGCTGTAACAAATCCCAAATTAGATTGGCTAAATCTTCACTAGCTCCCAATGGTTCAGCTAGGTGTAAACTGATTCCAGGGAATTGTAATTTTAGCGCTTCTACGTGATTAGCGATCGCGTCAGTGATCCCCCCAGCAAAAAGAAAATAGGGAATAATTTTAATCTGACGCTTCCCAGTGTCAACTAATTGCTGTACCGTAGTCTCTAGATTTGGTGGTACTGCCCAATAACAAGCTGTAGCATTCAATCTCGAAGCCACAATTTCAATATCTTTGCTAAACCCAGGACGACGGCTACCATGTGCCATCAGTATTGTGGCATCGCCTGGTGTTTCTTGGTTAGTAAATAATTCCCTAAAGTTGGGATAAGTTCCCAAATAAGGCAGCAAATCAATTTTATGGATATTTGCACCTAATTTCTTTTCTGCCAATTCCAACTCTAAGGGAATATCTTCCATCACATGTACCCCCGAAAGGAGAAACAAAGGCAAAATTTTCAAATTTACTTTTGGATTGGCGAGTGCTTCTTCAACAGAAATTTCCCCAGTTAGTGGTAGGATAACATCCTCCCTGCTCGCTGCTTGCTGCTCCCTACCTAATTTTAAAACCGAGTTAGCAAACTCACAAATCTGAATATGTAAAGGTTGTGGTTGCAGTTCCAAATAAGCGGTAGCAACTAGCTTTTCTGCATCTTCGGGAGGAATATCAATTTTAGTGGATACCATTTTGGCGATTTGCTGCATCGCAATACCAGGGCGAGGATCCCTGCTACCGTGGGACACTAGTAAATAGGCTGATAACATGGGAATTAGAAGTTAGGGAAAACTCTTGGACAAATGACTCACTATCAAAAATTGCTGCGCGTTTCTACTAGTGGTAAATCATTGCATAATATTACTACAAAAATTGCCTCAATCGTTGCCGAATCAGGTATAGAAACAGGTCTTTGCACTTTATTTTTACGCCACACATCCGCTAGTTTAATTATCCAAGAAAATGCCGATCCCGATGTCCTCAAAGATTTAGCTAATTTTATGGCAAAGTTGGTACCAGAAGCTGCCCAATACATTCATCATGCCGAAGGTGCCGATGATATGCCAGCACATATCCGCACTGTTTTAACCCATACTTCCGAACATATTCCCATCAATAGGGGGCAATTAGTTTTGGGAACTTGGCAAGGTATCTATGTTTGGGAACATCGCCAACACAATTATACCCGTGAGTTGGTAGTTCATATCTCCAGTTAATCGGCGTAATAGTCTGTCAATATTTCAGTACAGGACAAAAAACTTGAAAACGAGTGGAGAAAAGGGTTTCATATAAATAGAATCAAAATCGAACTGAAACCCTATCTCTGAGTTCAGTAGATTAGATCCAATTCTGGGGAAGCACTTTGACTGGCATGGTGCGACGTTAACACTCTTAGCACAATTTTTAGGAAATTTTCCGCATTTAAATTATATATTAAGCCATTCCTACCTACCTTAATATATGATTTGGGTGCTGCCTATTACCCACCCAACTAAATGACTTTTGCACTAGATTCATTTAGTTTTTCCCCGCTATTAACAATATCTCCATCAACTTCAATCAATGGTTTTCTAACACATAAATAAAATAAAGAACCAAATAAAGGAATTATCACTATTGACCAAAATAGCAAAGAACTTTTCATATTTCGTCGTGCCATATCATCCTTGATAAGTGTTGGAAATAGTACACACAATATGCAAAAATCCAAACTCATCACATGGATAAAACGATTAGTTTGCCATTGTTCTACGAAATTATGCCAATTACCTTGAGTTAAGCCAAATGAAACCAAAACCAGTGCAGTAAGAGTCAGGATAATACCTGTAAACCTAGAATCTAATAACTTTAAAAACGTATTTTTTGCACCAATAAACTGGGGATTTTTCTCCCGTAAAGCTAAATACGGAATCAGCGCGAAAGCACCTACACCGAATGAAGCCGTAGCGAATAACCAAGCTGGTGCTTTCTGCCCTCTCCCGTCGATAAATAGAAGACAACTGTAAATCATTGGGAGAACTCCCATAAGATTAAACAGAGAGATAACTAGCGGATTAATACCTTCCCATTTACCTAACACCATATCTTTAATTAAATCGAAAGTCTCAGGCTGATCCGGTGGTGCAAATAGAAAAGCATAACTAATAAATCCAAGCCAGATTAGCCAGAATATAATTTTTCTGAACATATTTCTATGCATCCTTGAAATTAGTTAATAAGTACTTAGATAAAATTATAGTACAGTTAAGAATCTAAAATCTTGCGTATTTGAAATTGTTTTGATTCTTGGGAATAATTCTCCTACTTATATAGAACTGATATTTGATTTTTGAAAAAACTCATACTAACTACTCCTAACTGAAATATAGCTCAGTTTAAATCTACGCATAATTTTGATACTACCGTAGAGTATCACCATCCCAAATAATCCCCAAGCAATCAAGTCAGAAGCAATTCCCTGCATCCATAAAATCACTAGGATTAAGCCGCCAATATCAGCAGATAGAACTGCAATACGTTCTGTTATTTTCCAAGTTTGTAGAGAAATATCTGAATCTAAGTCTATTTTGAGATTTGCAAATAAATTAAACCAAATTTGAGTAATCAAAATTACAATTGCTCCCCATCCAAACCAAACCGAACATAAATAAAATCCGAGCAGTTCAATTACAATTGTACTAATAGTAATCCGATAGAAAATCTCCAAACGATGATCGGTAAATTGTTTTTTTGCATCTCTAATTTTTTGCAAATCTTTAACTGCCATTCTCGCTTGCTCTATGCAGAATAAAAAGGTTCCTAAAGCCAATAGCCTATGGGTTAATTCTGTACCAAAAATTACTTGTTTTAAAATACTTAAGCAAGCAGGAAAGAAAAATAAAAAGATAGTTTGAGAAATTGCTAGCATTGATTATTTTTATCTATTTACACAAGCTGAAACAGTAGAAGTAAAGGGAGCAAAGCTTGAGGATATTTTACAGGCATATTCTTGGAAACCTGCTCTCAATAAAAAATCAGACTGTTAATTTATACATTCATATCCCCACATGTCATCAAAATTTTACCTGATTCGCTATTTTATAAGTCTTTACCAAAAAAATGGGTAAAGATACAAGGGGAGCATCCCACTTTTTGAATCAATACCCTGGAAGGGTATCGCTATACGGACATAGACGCATAGCGCTACCGCTTGAAGAGAAACTGCGATCGCGTCTACCGGAGACTAAAATTATTTTGTATCCTGCCTCCGCAGGCTTGGTTTTTGTAGCCCTAGGCTAAAAGCCTGCGGACAAAAGTGCAAAACTGGGATGCCTCCAGATACAAGTAAGTCAAATTTTTAATTTTTCCTTTTTTAGTAATGAGCAAAACTGCACAGACTCTGGTTCAAGTTGTTGCCACCTCTGACTTCATTTACCAACCCCCAGTAACAGCAATTAACTGCAAGCGCATTCTTGTGAAACCCAACCTTGGTTATCCAGTTGCCGCACCTGTTACTGTGAGTATGCAAGTTTTGGGTGCTGTGTTGCAAGGACTACGTAAAGCTAGTCCTGATGCCGAAATTTTAGTTGTTGAAGGAGTTTGTTCTGATGTTTCCCTGGCTGATATTGCCAGTCGTTTGGGTGTATATTCATTACTTGATTCCGGAATGCAGCTTTTAGATGCAGATGAATTACCTTTAAAAGAATATCCTAATCTTTCACCTTCACCTGTCCGTTTTAAATCGATGTTTGCACCGCTAATTCTGGAAGAAGTTGATTGTCGTATTAGTGTAGGTGCCTTTAAAAGAACTGTTTTGAAAACACCTTTAATTTCTGCTTCTTTGAAAAATCTTTACGGCTTATTCCCGCGTGCGCGTTATAAAGCCCGTAGTCAAAAATCGCGGGGACAATTACATCGTCCATCAGTTCCCCAGGTATTGCAAGATGTCTATTTTACAATTGGACATCTATTTGATGGTGGGGTGGTGGACGGTAACTTAAAGTTTATCAGTAAAGATTGGCAACCAGATAAAGGTCAGGCTGTAGAGTTGGGTAAAGTTTTTTATGGCGATGATATTTTAGCTGTAGATCGGATTGCTTGTGAAGTTGGGGGTGAAACTGTTCCTGAATACGTAGAGACTTTAACAAAAATGGTGCAATTTACCACGGCTCTCCAGCTTGGGGATGGATAAAAACTTTTTCAAAATTTCCCTAGGGTGCGTGGCAACCTAGGGTCGCAGACAATATATATTTAATTTTGCGTAACCACTTATGTCTATTGCAATATTTATGACATGGTTGTTCCTTGTGTTTGATTATTTATAAAAATAAATAAGAATATTTATCATTTACTGGGTTTTTGTTGTAATCTAAACTTATTGACTAAAAGTTGCAATTATCTTCTGGGCAGAGTTGTACTTTGACCTGAATTTGGCTTGCTTGTTGACATCAACAGTGCAAGTGCAGAAAAAGACAAAGGCTAACCCAGATTTCTCCCATACATCGCTTACCAATCCAAAAAACAGGTGATTCACCTGGACTTGTGGGGGCTATAAACTGTATGAGGGATTTCCAATTCAAAAATTATGCCATCATTAGGGCGCAAGGGATTGCGCCACTGGAGGCTAACTGCGGCTTTGGGATAATTTATTTTTCGGTGTTCCCTAATTTCGATATAACTTCGATGAAAATAGGCAGCGGCAAGAATTACTCAAGCTTATAAGCAACTTAGTCAATTAGTAATTACTTCTATTAAGGACATTCAATTAATTTTCAGGAGGATCAATGTCAGGACAAATAGGACTTTTTTACGGCAGCACTACAGGAAAAACCGAGACAGTAGCAGAAACAATTCGTGATGTTTTTGGCGGTGAAATCATCGATCTTCACGACATTTCCAAAGCTTCAGCAGAAGACTTTGAAGACTACAAGTATTTAATTATTGGTTCACCTACTTGGAATATTGGCGAGTTGCAAAGTGACTGGGAAGGGTTTTTTCCAGAATTGGATGAGGTGGATTTTACTGGGAAAAAGATTGCTTATTTTGGAGTTGGAGATCAAATTGGCTATCCAGATAACTTCTTGGATGCTATGGGGATGTTGGCAGAGAAGATTGCAGAACGTGGTGGTGAGACAGTTGGTAACTGGTCTACCACAGGGTACGACTTCAGCGAATCTAAAGCCATAGTGGATGGAAACTTCATTGGACTTGCTTTAGATGAAGACAACCAATCAGACTTGACAGATGAACGAATCAAGGTTTGGGTACCCAAAATAAAGCAAGCATTTGGATTGTAATCTTTCCAAGATTTGGTAGTGATAGTGTAAACAGTTAGCTGTTAGGGATTAGCTACAAGGCTGATAAATAAACGCTGATGGCATTTTGAGAAGTTCATTTTCTCACCGTTCCTACTGTACCTTTTTGTACTCAATAGTATTCTCAAGAAGAATAATTATGACAGTAACTTCTGTTTCCAATCAAAATGTCAATATTCCCGATGTTGGTTGGTGGGCTGGAAATGCCCGTCTTGTCAACTTATCAGGTAAACTGCTGGGTGCCCATGTTGCCCATGCAGGCTTGATTGTTTTTTGGGCTGGGGCAATGACTTTGTTTGAGTTATCCCACTACAATCCAGATATCCCCATGTATCAACAGGGTTTAATTCTAATACCCCACTTAGCAACTCTGGGAATTGGAGTTGGGGCTGCTGGTATAGTTGTTGATACATATTCCTATTTTGTGATTGCCAGTATTCACTTAATTTCTTCAGCTGTTTTAGGTGCTGGGGGGATGTTCCATAGTTTGCGGGGATCTGAAGTCATAGCCAAAAATTCAGCCTTCGCCTATGACTGGGAAGATAAAGATAAAATGACCAATATCCTGGGAATTCATCTGATTCTTTTGGGTATTGGGGCATGGTTATTAGTAGCAAAAGCAGTATTTTGGGGTGGATTGTTTGACCCTGCCTTTAATGGTGGTGATGTGAGAATAATTACTAACCCAACCCTGAATCCATTTACCATTTTTAGTTACCTAACTCCTGCCCATGGTGCTGCGGGAATGGCTGCTGTTGATAATCTTGAAGATGTGGTTGGTGGTCATATTTGGGTTGGTTTGATGTGCGTTGGCGGTGGAATTTGGCACATTAAGAGTCAGCCTTTTGCCTGGGCAAGCAGAATATTAGTGTGGTCTGGTGAAGCGTATCTGTCTTACAGTTTAGCTGCGATCGCGTACATGGGATTCTTGGCTGCCTACTTTGTTTTGGTAAATGATACTGTTTATCCAGAGGTATTTTATGGTGCGGTAGGTAATATTGCTTTAGCAGATAATGTAGTTTCTGCCCGTGGTTGGTTAGCAACTTTCCATATTGCCTTAGCTACCATGTTCCTTTTCGGTCACATTTGGCATGGTATCCGGGCTAGATTAGGT includes:
- the folP gene encoding dihydropteroate synthase encodes the protein MGVLNVTPDSFSDGGKFNSATAALTQAQAMIAAGVDIVDVGGQSTRPGATQVSLDEECDRVLPTIQAIRSISQIPISVDTTRATVAEAAVKLGADIINDISGGTFDLEMFPTVARLNVPIVIMHIRGNPETMQSLTDYQDLIGEILRFFQQQIAIATATGIDSSKIIIDPGIGFAKTADQSLEIIRRLSEFKQLKCPILVGASRKSFIGKIIGQENPEDRVWGTAAACCAAILNGADIIRVHDVKEMRDVCLVADAIK
- the cobA gene encoding uroporphyrinogen-III C-methyltransferase → MSGTEDKHLKYLGKVYLVGAGPGDPGLLTIKGKGLLECADVVIYDALVSEAILAMINPTAEQINAGKRMGRHSLLQSETTQLMIEKAQEHPIVVRLKGGDPFIFGRGGEEMQELFEAGIDVEVIPGITSGIAAPAYAGIPLTHRLHSSSVTFVTGHESAGKYRPAINWNAIAQGSETIVIYMGIHNLPIIVEELIKAGLNTETPIALVRWGTRPEQEELIGELGTIVQQVENIGFTAPAIVVIGSVVQMHKSWESIHIDSL
- a CDS encoding sirohydrochlorin chelatase; this translates as MLSAYLLVSHGSRDPRPGIAMQQIAKMVSTKIDIPPEDAEKLVATAYLELQPQPLHIQICEFANSVLKLGREQQAASREDVILPLTGEISVEEALANPKVNLKILPLFLLSGVHVMEDIPLELELAEKKLGANIHKIDLLPYLGTYPNFRELFTNQETPGDATILMAHGSRRPGFSKDIEIVASRLNATACYWAVPPNLETTVQQLVDTGKRQIKIIPYFLFAGGITDAIANHVEALKLQFPGISLHLAEPLGASEDLANLIWDLLQQ
- a CDS encoding secondary thiamine-phosphate synthase enzyme YjbQ; this translates as MTHYQKLLRVSTSGKSLHNITTKIASIVAESGIETGLCTLFLRHTSASLIIQENADPDVLKDLANFMAKLVPEAAQYIHHAEGADDMPAHIRTVLTHTSEHIPINRGQLVLGTWQGIYVWEHRQHNYTRELVVHISS
- a CDS encoding DUF362 domain-containing protein, translating into MSKTAQTLVQVVATSDFIYQPPVTAINCKRILVKPNLGYPVAAPVTVSMQVLGAVLQGLRKASPDAEILVVEGVCSDVSLADIASRLGVYSLLDSGMQLLDADELPLKEYPNLSPSPVRFKSMFAPLILEEVDCRISVGAFKRTVLKTPLISASLKNLYGLFPRARYKARSQKSRGQLHRPSVPQVLQDVYFTIGHLFDGGVVDGNLKFISKDWQPDKGQAVELGKVFYGDDILAVDRIACEVGGETVPEYVETLTKMVQFTTALQLGDG
- the fldA gene encoding flavodoxin FldA, whose amino-acid sequence is MSGQIGLFYGSTTGKTETVAETIRDVFGGEIIDLHDISKASAEDFEDYKYLIIGSPTWNIGELQSDWEGFFPELDEVDFTGKKIAYFGVGDQIGYPDNFLDAMGMLAEKIAERGGETVGNWSTTGYDFSESKAIVDGNFIGLALDEDNQSDLTDERIKVWVPKIKQAFGL